The window TTGTCCTGTTCCATTCTGGAGACCCATGACCAGATGAGTGAGCCAAATTCCACTTTGGACTCCAGGGGGGGATCCTGCGGGGGTGGGAGACTGGGCCAGTTGCAggggctggagctgcagaacgAGAGGAGCCCCCAGGAGCACAGGTGGGGTGATTGGAGTGGGAGAGAGGTTCACCTGGGGAGAACGGGACAGGTCAGCTGGGCTTCCTTCTGTTTTGCCAGGAGTGTCTGGTCTTGAAGTGCACTGCGAGGTGCTCGTCCCAGGTTCGGTGCCAGTGTCTGAATCGGTGGTCAGAGGGGCGCTGGAGGATGGCGAGTCCATGCATGTTTGAGGGGAGGGCTCCTCTTTGGGGCTCAATGCCTCGTCTTTGACCAGTTCCATTTTTTCCCTCAGGAACTCTTCTATGTCTTCTAGAGTTGGAGAGAATGgggaagaggagctgaaagGGAACTCTGGCAACTTGGGCTCCTGacctgcagcttcatcttctccctcttcaccaAGGAAAATATGCAGGCATGCCtcgtcttcttcatcttcctcctcctcctcaccatcttcctcctccccaggACTGGAGCTGTGCATGGCGGCGAGCTCCCCGGCCTCGGGGCTGTCGCACGACGCCGAGCTGCCCCCCTCGCTGTGAGCTCCCTCTCCCAGACCGAGAGAGAACAGGCCGCTACAGCCGCCGTCCCTGAACAGGTCGTTGTCCAAACCGGTTCTGCTGTGGAGCGACACCATTGATTCCAACCAAATGCAGAAGAGAGATGTGGAAGAAACACTTTTTCCAGAACTGGGATCACAGAAAACCTGCAACGTTGAGAATAGACATGATGAGCATTCAACAGGACTGGTTCACATTCTCCTTCTATCACATAACTCATCTTTTATATTCACATtctaaataaatttaaatacaCACTCTTATGACTGATCAGGTTAGACGTACTCATTTCTGGCCATATCTGTGTTTTATAGATCTCTTTGCATCATAAACACACTTTACGTTAAAACCACCGAGCGAGTGTTATTGTGTGTTGAAGGTTCAGCTCAACAACTCAAACCTTGTTCTCTTTACAATCAAATTAAAGGAGAAGTAAGTGAGCAGCAGTTTTTGCACGCTTGAAGGGAATCAGCGAGATCTCGCTCCAGCTGAACTCTGAGTGATGatgaaaatggaggaagagcCTCCTTTTTTATAAACAACAACGACGTGAGCAGATTTAACACAGGTATTAGATTCAATACAGCAAATCTATTATAAAACCTGACCCTCAGAATATCAGTAAATACTTACTGTCTCTATAAACATTCCTAATTTGTCATAAGCAAAAAAAGGCCATATTTCCACATTTGATCTTATAGATCGATTTCTGATCCAATGCACAGCCCCAGCAAGCACGAGGACATCGGtgatttccttctttttaaaaatagtgGCATAAATATACACTTACACTGGAAAATACGATCATAAGAAACCTGTAAAACCTTTCGCCTTTTCAGTCTCTTGTTAAACACGTGTGGATTCGGCGGATTCGAATGAAGAGCGTCTCATTTTCCAGTGTTACGCGTCGAATCTGAAGGCAGAGTCGAAGCCGCGCTGCGATCATGTCGAAGGAATCTGTGGCTGCTGTCAGAGCCTCAGCACATGTTGCAGCGAGGCCTCCgactccaccagcaccagcagggctggTAAACATGGCCCTCACCGACGCACCCACGGCCGTGTGCACACGCAAAACCAGCCCGGAGACCGAACCAGAGGAAGCCAGGACGGCCTTTGTCGCGCAAGAAGCGTTCAAAAGACGGCAAACTCGTCTGACTACAGCAGCGCCTGCACAGGAATCCACGGGTCTCAAGTTCGGCTGGGTCAAAAAAATGTTCCACACTCCCCCCGTCTCTCTGGTGACCAGATCAGGGGGATCCCGAATATCTGCCTGGGCCTACCGTGCTCAGAGCGAAGGAGGGTCGGTGCAGGAAGCGGCGCCGTCGACGGCGTTCTCTATTTGGAcgctttctcccctccttcGTCGTGTTATTGTCGTCGCGCTCTCACGTCGCGTCCTTGCCACGGATCCATGTTGGCATTCCTTTTCCCAGCGTCACGTGACCGCATCGCAGCACAACTCAGAGGCACGGGTCCCGTTCGGCCGCGCTGATTGGCCGAGCCCGGCGGAGGCTCGCCCTAATAGGAGCGCTCTGATTGGACGGCGGCCGATAAATTCTGACTGCCATGTGTTGATCATGGGCGCAGAGCACAATGTGGCCTTGTGACGGGGGCGGCGCCAATCACCGGAAGCAGAACATGGTCGTTCTGAGGGATGACCTCGTCCCGAATGACTTCACCacgaacagaaacaaaacacacgcacacctccGCCAATCAGCTCATTCCCCCACGTGCTGACTTACACCCAAAGCTGGTGATCCAATCAATCGGATTATCTTCAATGGGTTTGTCTTCCACCGTGTATTGCTGGTCTTGTGTTGGAGGCTCTCAGTGAAGTGAGGGGGCTGATCATAGACTATGATTCACATTCAAACACCggcggtcacatgacctccctgGCACAGCCTCATCCTGCAGTCAGCAGGCAAAACTGTAGAGGGGCTTCCTGTCATTGCTCTGATTTGCTTCTGATTgagttttattttgtcattatcATCTGTCCTCATATTGCCCCCTAATCAGTTAGAAGAAGCGgtgatgtttctttttctcctcaaacACCTCCAAACTGCAGAGGAGTGAGGAAGGATGTCAGTAGTGACCACAGTCCGAACCACAGTCGGGCTTAGGAAGCTGCAGGAAACGGATCAGAGACCCTGATGGTGGACATCAACCTTGGGCATCGTTCATCACTTTACAGAGCTCAACTATGATGATACTGATGTAAAAGTATTTCCTCCATCGATTTGCCAGCTGCTTATTGTCTACATGTCTGTGGCTGCTTTCTGGACctctggtgtcccactgggttCTGTTCTGGGACCGCCACTGAATGTGCTTTAACGTTGTTGCATTATCAACGGCCGTGATAACAAGTCTGGTGATTTTCTCTGGAATCAACATTGACAGTAAGGCGGAACCATGTCAAATGTTTGGCTTCCAGAGACGGTAATAGAGCAAATAATGAACCCAGTTCTGTTCTACTGATGTTAGCAGGGTTGTTGCCGTGTGCTAATTAACTCCTCACCAAGTCTGCAGTCCCGTTCTGACATTTGATCAGCCTTAATTGCTTCTTATTCTTCATATCTACTGGATTTTTCCAGCTCTTTGGAGCCACATAAACTACTTCTTTGTAGTTGATGCTCTTCtaactggtgttttttttactttaaatttaCATTCATGTCTGCTCTCATGTCACAGCCTTTTATTTAGATGTATTACATAATCATTTCGGTagtatttcaatatttttaaatttttaaataaattactttttaaaaaaacaaaccataacTAGTATGGAATatgaacagagacagagaataACTGGACAGAGATTCTGGACCAGTTAGTGTTAGTGAGTGTTAGATAAAATATGTAAAGTAATGGTTTGTGTATTGTAATATAGAATATTCTGGCTGCAGGCACTTCCTGGCTGTGTTTAAGAACACACTGTCCTCTCAGGATTACACCGACTCAAGTGAAGAGTCATCATTTGGAAGTTTAAGAAAACAGCAGTTAATTACAGAATGTATAGTTTGAGAATTGTCTCACAAATTGGAGGTGTGATGGAGGTTAATTAGAGTTCGTCACGCAGAAATTAAGTTGAGGTATTAGTTCGACTTTATTCCGATGAACAGCATCGCCATCTGGTGGCTAAACAGAGCAACAACAGGTCagcgagagagggggagagggggagggagagggggagggaggggggagggagagggagggagggagggagagagagggagaggggggagagagagggagaatgaCCAACCACATAAACTAAAGAGCACAAGGATAAGTAGATAGAAGAGTAGACTGCAGCATTTATGCACCAAAGACCTTCAGAACTTTGCTGTGGTTTCTTGGCAACAGCACACAGCACGACGTCATGTCACATCTTCACCCatggaaagtaaaaaaaaaaacacccctgtTTTACGCATGCTCGTTTGCTGttagctttattttaaatgtcagggGTGTTTCTGTCCCACAATTAAATAACATAAAGTGGATTTGGTGAATATCCCAGCAGGGCCAGGGCCCTGTCCTGAGGCCCCCCAGAACCACATGGACCCACATCTGAGCATTTTTTGTTCTTACTCtcctttaaaaataattacagcTTCCTCAGAAGTCAAGACGGCTCTTTTAGTTTTTACACTGTGCAGCTAAACTCTAACATGGTGGCCCTTTAAAGAACTGACGTCATGGAAGTGCTTTTGTAATTCCTCGCTGCGTAAACCGAGTCAAGAACCTATAGTAAAGGTATCAAATGTTCCTCCACGGGTATCAAGGATTCTCCTCCAGGTTCAGTTCCACCATTCTACATTTTTAATTAGCAAATAAGCCGCAGTTACTCAGCGCTGTTTTACCTTTGCCATTTTAGCCCGACCCACTAACTTTTAACgttgtttgtatttacagtgcaaatatttacagtagATTATTTGACAGAACTTCAGAAATTGCAACGTTATGTGAGTTTTGGAGGAACTATAAACCTGCGTGTTTGTGCGCGTATCGGTGCAGCCTGacgcagcgccccctgtggagGCTGGAGGGATTACAGATCATTGCACGCCAACAGCACCAGAACATCAGAAACCAGGTAGTTAAATCTGTAGAAAAAGTAGGTTGCCTTTATTAGAAGCTGGGAAACCAAAAACATTATCAACATTGTTgttaatactttttttttttatgtaagaCCACAACATTGCCATCACCAGCATCATTTCTTTGCACCATTTTCCACAACATGCAAAAAGATTTGAGTTCAGCGTTCCTTTTCCACACTGACAAGATTCTCCACTTGGTCTTCTGTAAGAATCACAACTCTTACAATTACATTgcaaatacagaaaagtacaaCAGAAGAAGTTGTAGAATGGATGAAAGAGGAGAAATTCACAGCCTTATCCCATGTGGGGCGATGGAGAGGAGCAGTCAAGCCCGGCACTCCCATCTACAGACAGTATCTGATCCTGCAGTGTCAAATTcataaaaacaaccttttttttttactcttaaATCTCATCCAACCAAGAATTGGGGGTCAAATCAGGAGCATGTAGAAAAACGAAACGGCGACCTGCCGACGAGGACAGCTGTAAATCTACCGACTGTGCTTCTGAACCCGGTGGGTTCCAGCGCGTCCTGGAATTCCAGGACTCGTCTGCGTCAGAATTTCTCAAGACAAAAAAGCTCGATAGTCAAATTTCTGTTCCAAAGATCACAATTGGAAACTTTTTGCCTTTCAATTTCCGCGACAGTGAAATGCCGCTCGGTTCAAAAAAGGGACCTCACTAGTGCTGCACCAGATCTCAGAATCACTAGTCTTGTGATCGTTTATGGCTTCGGATGGAATGCTGATCAAACAAATTGTTGACGCGTGCCGTGTCCAATAAAGACCTACGACGCGAGGACAGGTTACATTCTCAGGCCTCCGACGGCGCCACCAGAGCCACTGCTTCAACGTGGTGAAAATTAAGGcattaaaaagacaaatgatcAGGTGAGTCTgtcaaaaggggggaaaaaaacccaaacccggGTGGATTGTGATCGTAAAGGAAGAGCGAACGGACGTGATGTGGACAGCAacactggaggagcagcgggtgtgatggaggagggatGGCCGCTCTAACCATCAGAACAGACTGGATAGGGTCAACTTAGGTTTCTTTAAAATCaagatacattttattttttcttaaaaaacaaacattacaaaaaaaatctgaataaagATTTAGAACAACGAAccaacaggagaaaaaaaaaaccaaaaaaaaaaaaaaaccaacattctttttttcttgagaAAAAGAAccgaaacaaaaaaaaattcttgcATTTCTTAAAAATGAACCATTCGACAGAATAAAGGtcggggttgggggggtggtggtgggggcctGGCACGGGGGCTTGAGCGGGAGGAGACGCCTGAGCCATGCATGATGTCAAGGTTCGTGTTTTCACAGGGAATGGGTCGCAGCATGGCGCAGCCGAGGAAAAACCCCACGGACAAAACCGTTACACGCAGGCAGCCGACGGGAGCGGAAAGGAAAGGAACCAAAGCCCACGTGGGAAATTCCTTCACAGAACTCGATAAAAATGTCATTAACGCGCTTGAAAGAAGGAAGAGTGACCCACCGACCTGCCCTCGCGGGCGTTCGGGGCAGACGGGCGGCGCTTTAACCGAAGAAACGGCctttaaaacaacaactaaCACGGCGAGATTAAAAGAGGTAAAAAGCTCCGAGTACCAGAGAAAGcgcagcatgtgtgaatacagcgCTCCGGTTCATGATACGCTCCGAGGGAACAAGTCCACCGGAGGCGGATTGAGCGTGAGGCTAGCTCATGTCCGATCAGGAGGGGAAATTAAAGCCACGTTTGATCACACTGAGGACGGATGCTCGCGAGCACGGCGCTCCTGGAGAAGGCAGAACTGTCGggactttcacaataaaatacgGGGAGGAACTGCCGAGTATAGTGAGGTCGGGAAGGAAAAACTCATACACACATGTCAGTCCCATGATCAACAACGTTGCAACTGGAAAGAGGAGCGTCCAAACCGCTGCGCCAGGCCACCAagggaacaaaaataaaataaaataaaaagaacccCCAAAAAAGTGaagcaacaaaagaaacaaaaacgttgacagagagacagaaaagacataAAGGATAGACTCTGGCATCTTCT is drawn from Takifugu rubripes chromosome 19, fTakRub1.2, whole genome shotgun sequence and contains these coding sequences:
- the LOC101071465 gene encoding Krueppel-like factor 15 — translated: MVSLHSRTGLDNDLFRDGGCSGLFSLGLGEGAHSEGGSSASCDSPEAGELAAMHSSSPGEEEDGEEEEEDEEDEACLHIFLGEEGEDEAAGQEPKLPEFPFSSSSPFSPTLEDIEEFLREKMELVKDEALSPKEEPSPQTCMDSPSSSAPLTTDSDTGTEPGTSTSQCTSRPDTPGKTEGSPADLSRSPQVNLSPTPITPPVLLGAPLVLQLQPLQLAQSPTPAGSPPGVQSGIWLTHLVMGLQNGTGQNVTLLTPQVPSTPTTLVSLNAGDTKSVDQKYVKIAPLPLTMRTLEIRGVSGVGGQDSSLLKAVGSRVTRVPPTERVHKCSHPGCGKMYTKSSHLKAHFRRHTGEKPYTCSWPECGWRFSRSDELSRHRRSHSGIKPYECSLCEKKFARSDHLSKHTKVHRSSRPNRIIRATV